The following is a genomic window from Alphaproteobacteria bacterium LSUCC0396.
GCCACGACCAGTATTCTTACACCCTGTCCAGCAAAGGGCGGGATCAAGATAATCAGCTCTGTTCATGAAAACCGTTCCTGTTTCTAGTCTCTCGCCAATCTTCTCAGCGCGGTCTTTGTTTTTTGTCCAAAGGCTTGCTGTTAATCCATAATCAGAATCGTTCATCAAACGTATAGCTTCTTCATCATCCTTAACAGGCATGATGCCAACCACCGGGCCAAAGCTTTCCTGTCGCATCACTTTCATGTCATGATTGACCCCTGTCAAAATTTGTGGGGTTAGATAGGCGTTATCATCATCTGCGGCAAATCGGTCAATATGGGCTGTTGCACCTTTACCAATTGCATCATTAATTTGGTTGCGAACAGTGGCTGCAAATCTAGCATGTGCCATAGGGCCCATAGTCGTATCCGGATCAAGCGGATTACCAAGTTTGAGCTGATTGACCCATGTAATGGATTTATCAACAAAGGCGTCGTAATAACTTTGGTGAACATAAATTCGCTCAATACCACAACAGCATTGACCAGAATTGAACATCGCCCCATCCATCAGCCCATCAACCGCAACATCAATATTGGCATCATCCATAATATAGGCAGGGTCCTTGCCACCAAGCTCAGTGCTTACTCCAACAAAACTCCCTGCCGCGGCTATCTCAATGGCACGCCCTGCTTCAACGGAGCCCGTGAAATTGATGAAATCAAAATTACGTTCTTTAATTAGGCTGGTGCTCGTATCATGATCGAGAAATATATTCATGAATACATCGCTAGGAATACCTGCCTGATGAAACGCTTTTGCCATACGCTCACCAGCCAGCAGTGTCTGTGTCGCATGCTTCAGAACAACCGAATTTCCAGCAATTAACGCCGGGGCAATGGTGTTGATCGCCGTCAGGTACGGATAGTTCCATGGAGCAATAACAAAAACAACTCCATGAGGGTCACGTTTAATGAAGCGTTTAAAAGTCTCATCGTCGCCAACTTGGACATTTGCAAGCGCAGATTTTGCAATCTCTGCCATATATGTGGCTCTTTCATTGACGCCACCAAACTCACCACCGTAACGAATAGGCCTGCCCATCATCCAAGCCAGT
Proteins encoded in this region:
- a CDS encoding aldehyde dehydrogenase family protein yields the protein MSKELICLSPIDGTVYATREASSLEAAREKIAIMRQAQIKWANRPLDERITLVLSGVWILGSMQEEIVPELAWMMGRPIRYGGEFGGVNERATYMAEIAKSALANVQVGDDETFKRFIKRDPHGVVFVIAPWNYPYLTAINTIAPALIAGNSVVLKHATQTLLAGERMAKAFHQAGIPSDVFMNIFLDHDTSTSLIKERNFDFINFTGSVEAGRAIEIAAAGSFVGVSTELGGKDPAYIMDDANIDVAVDGLMDGAMFNSGQCCCGIERIYVHQSYYDAFVDKSITWVNQLKLGNPLDPDTTMGPMAHARFAATVRNQINDAIGKGATAHIDRFAADDDNAYLTPQILTGVNHDMKVMRQESFGPVVGIMPVKDDEEAIRLMNDSDYGLTASLWTKNKDRAEKIGERLETGTVFMNRADYLDPALCWTGCKNTGRGGSLSLIGYHNLTRPKSFHLKEA